A part of Agromyces protaetiae genomic DNA contains:
- a CDS encoding pilus assembly protein CpaE yields the protein MISRELAVALKEAGLVWHPESGDRFQLDLPDEVEAEIEADTFTVSEMTIESHATPSGTILGFNGTTEWALDSLTLGDAVWLPREDQLRELLRGTFRELRRLPDTFEVEVEIAGDILIFEHPDPAEAYGLALLDLVGRSR from the coding sequence ATGATCAGCCGCGAACTCGCCGTCGCCTTGAAGGAGGCGGGCCTCGTGTGGCATCCCGAATCGGGCGACCGGTTCCAGCTCGACCTGCCCGACGAGGTCGAGGCCGAGATCGAGGCCGACACGTTCACGGTGAGCGAGATGACGATCGAGTCGCACGCGACGCCGAGCGGCACGATCCTCGGGTTCAACGGCACGACCGAGTGGGCGCTCGACTCGCTCACCCTCGGCGACGCCGTGTGGCTGCCGCGCGAGGACCAGTTGCGGGAGCTCCTGCGGGGCACGTTCCGCGAGCTCCGGCGGCTGCCCGACACGTTCGAGGTCGAGGTCGAGATCGCGGGGGACATCCTGATCTTCGAGCATCCCGATCCCGCCGAGGCCTACGGCCTCGCGCTCCTCGACCTCGTCGGGAGGTCGCGGTGA